The genomic window AGCCACTAAATCGAGCATGTTGTTTATAATTAATATCTTGATTAAATGCATTAATAAATCTATATAAGTTATTGATTTTAAATTTATATTTGATATATAATTTTTGTAATATTTTAAAATACCCGTCCTTAATTTTTTGGTTAAATTCAATTTTTTTAAGATGATTGTTGAGGTATCGAATCTCTTTGGTGCGTTGTTGTTTTGACTTATTTCCTTCATCGGCAATGTCGTCACCAAGTCTAGCAAATGCATACAAAGTGATGATTGCTTCTCGTAAATCTTTTCCCAGCACCAAAGTCCCTACGGTAAAATTTTCATAATGGTTTTTTGATTGAGTGATTTTGTAACGGCTGATTATGGATTGTGTCGGCTTCATAAGCTCTAGTATGTTATAGAATAGAAATCTTTAATAGATAAGGTGAGATTCATGTTCGGTATTATAGGTGGTACTGGCTTGGCTTCAATCCAAGAGCTAAAAGTTGTGAAGCGCGAGCTTATCAGAACCCCATACGGAGAGCCATCTCAACCACTTATTTTTGGAACTTTGTCAGGTAAAAATGTTGTTTTCTTAGCTCGCCATGGTTCAGGGCATACAATTCCACCTCATGAAATTAATTATCGCGCCAATATATGGGCATTACAATCAGTCGGTGTTGCAAAGATAATTTCAGTAGCAACAGTTGGTGTGATTGACGACAAAGTAAAGCCTGGGACTATCTGTATTCCCAATCAGATCATTGATTACACTTATGGACGAAAAAATACTTATTTTGATGGCGCTGAAATGCCAGTAAAGCATATTGATTTTACTTATCCTTATGATGAACCTTTGAGAAAAG from Candidatus Methylopumilus planktonicus includes these protein-coding regions:
- a CDS encoding S-methyl-5'-thioinosine phosphorylase, with product MFGIIGGTGLASIQELKVVKRELIRTPYGEPSQPLIFGTLSGKNVVFLARHGSGHTIPPHEINYRANIWALQSVGVAKIISVATVGVIDDKVKPGTICIPNQIIDYTYGRKNTYFDGAEMPVKHIDFTYPYDEPLRKVIINIAQSSLNTLIADGVYAAVQGPRLETAAEINRLEKDGVTIVGMTGMPEAVLAKELNMAYAAVCPVVNHAAGRGQSKDAISFSSINELCDNDVCRLMMTDVVKLIQEVVLKN